In the Vibrio gigantis genome, one interval contains:
- a CDS encoding Hsp70 family protein: MEHQSHSAQEHSQELSSQEQHQAPKFSVGIDLGTTHCVLSFIDTTNEDARVEVMPIPQLTAPGTVETRSQLGSFLYQPHEHEMNAGSRVLPWSSEPKALVGAIARNLGSKTPIRLVASAKSWLCHGGVNRRDAFLPAGSPEEVEKVSPLKTTELYLEHLKDAWNHANPEQKLADQDVTITVPASFDPAARDLTAEAARNVGFTHLTLLEEPQAALYSWIDNSDDKWRDEVDVGDIVLVVDIGGGTTDLSLVEVTQDDGNLSLNRIAVGEHILLGGDNMDLALAYRLKMKLAQDGKELAPWQVQAMTHACRDAKEALLNDAELQSVPIVVPSRGSKLLGATLKTELTQQEVQQTLVDGFFPKVAVTEHPVQKTRGALTQMGLPYAQDAGITRHIAAFLSKQANALSGNSETAQQDFNPFANMPGMPGTEAPAADFIKPTAILFNGGVLKSSLLADRLSDTINEWLINADAEFAKQLSGLDLDLAVASGASYYGAVRRGQGVRIRGGIASSYYVGIESAMPAIPGMAPPMEALCVAPFGMEEGSSVQVPSQEFGLVIGQPVHFQFFGSTTRREDEAGTHLDHWAPEELDELPEIQVTLPVSEGRREGEVVPVTLASRVTELGTLYLEAIATDNGQKWHVEFDVREDSNNDSNEEA, translated from the coding sequence ATGGAACACCAAAGTCATTCAGCTCAAGAGCATTCACAAGAACTATCTTCTCAAGAGCAACATCAGGCACCTAAGTTCAGTGTTGGTATCGATTTAGGTACCACACACTGCGTTTTGTCTTTCATCGACACAACCAATGAAGACGCTCGTGTTGAGGTGATGCCAATCCCTCAACTGACGGCACCAGGTACAGTAGAAACTCGCAGCCAACTTGGCTCGTTCCTATACCAGCCTCACGAACACGAAATGAATGCGGGCTCTCGCGTTCTTCCTTGGTCTTCTGAGCCTAAAGCTCTAGTTGGTGCAATTGCGCGTAACCTTGGTTCTAAAACCCCTATCCGTTTGGTAGCAAGTGCTAAATCTTGGCTATGCCATGGTGGTGTAAACCGTCGCGATGCATTCCTCCCTGCAGGTAGCCCAGAAGAAGTGGAAAAGGTATCTCCTCTTAAAACGACTGAGCTGTACCTTGAGCACCTTAAAGACGCATGGAACCACGCTAATCCAGAACAAAAACTGGCAGACCAAGATGTTACGATCACGGTTCCGGCTTCGTTTGATCCTGCTGCTCGTGACCTAACAGCAGAAGCTGCGCGTAATGTTGGTTTCACTCACCTTACGCTTTTAGAAGAGCCTCAAGCAGCGTTGTACAGCTGGATCGATAACAGCGACGACAAATGGCGTGACGAAGTAGACGTTGGCGACATCGTGCTTGTTGTTGATATCGGTGGTGGTACTACCGACCTTTCGTTAGTTGAAGTAACTCAAGACGACGGCAACCTAAGCCTAAACCGTATCGCAGTAGGTGAACATATCCTACTGGGCGGCGACAACATGGATTTGGCGTTGGCTTACCGCTTGAAGATGAAACTGGCGCAAGACGGCAAAGAACTAGCACCTTGGCAAGTTCAAGCGATGACACATGCTTGTCGTGATGCAAAAGAAGCACTGTTAAACGATGCTGAACTGCAATCTGTACCAATCGTAGTACCTAGCCGTGGTTCTAAACTGCTTGGCGCGACGCTGAAAACAGAACTGACTCAGCAAGAAGTACAACAGACATTGGTTGATGGCTTCTTCCCTAAAGTGGCTGTGACAGAGCACCCAGTACAAAAGACACGTGGCGCACTGACTCAAATGGGTCTGCCTTACGCTCAAGACGCAGGTATCACTCGTCACATTGCTGCATTCCTTTCTAAGCAAGCGAACGCGCTTTCTGGAAATAGTGAAACTGCTCAACAAGATTTCAACCCGTTTGCAAACATGCCCGGTATGCCTGGTACAGAAGCGCCAGCGGCTGATTTCATCAAGCCAACAGCAATCTTGTTCAACGGTGGTGTTCTAAAATCTAGCCTACTTGCTGATCGTCTTTCAGACACAATCAACGAGTGGTTGATCAATGCTGACGCTGAATTTGCGAAACAACTTTCAGGCTTAGATCTAGATCTTGCGGTTGCAAGTGGTGCTTCTTACTACGGCGCAGTGCGTCGTGGTCAAGGCGTTCGTATCCGTGGCGGTATTGCATCTTCTTACTACGTAGGAATCGAGAGCGCAATGCCAGCAATCCCAGGTATGGCTCCTCCAATGGAAGCACTATGTGTTGCACCGTTTGGTATGGAAGAAGGTTCAAGCGTTCAAGTACCTAGCCAAGAGTTCGGTCTAGTGATTGGGCAGCCTGTTCACTTCCAATTCTTCGGTTCAACAACTCGTCGTGAAGATGAAGCCGGTACGCACCTTGATCACTGGGCGCCAGAAGAGCTAGACGAGCTTCCTGAAATCCAAGTGACACTGCCTGTTTCTGAAGGCCGTCGCGAAGGTGAAGTGGTTCCGGTTACTTTGGCTTCTCGCGTTACTGAGCTTGGTACTCTATACCTAGAAGCAATTGCCACTGACAACGGTCAGAAATGGCACGTTGAGTTCGACGTTCGTGAAGATTCGAACAACGACTCAAACGAAGAAGCATAA
- a CDS encoding Hsp70 family protein, whose protein sequence is MATPRFLVGIDLGTTNTVVAYCEINDDLQHAPVSLFDIDQLIGPGEVVRKPLLPSFRYHPAQGQISPSDLTMPWEPSPVEGDIKNVIVGEWARELGAKVEGRQVSSAKSWLSHQAVDRNSDILPWAGAADVDKVSPVVASASYLNHIRQAWNYRNPSNKLEDQDVVVTVPASFDETARKLTLEAAELAGLGKILLLEEPQAVCYDWYARHQQTAAEELQQIPLILVCDVGGGTTDLSLIEAKFAADKQGHSELALDRIGVGEHLMLGGDNLDLALAHLAEQRFNQNKKLNASSLTKLIQQTRAAKESLLSANAPDDVKITMLGSGSKLLGGTKSIGLTKQEVHQIALEGFFPLSEFTETPDKRRSAVVEFGLPYVADPAVSKHVAEFLTTHQQVSKAALENSDAVQFDDTKPAIPVGVLLNGGVFNSELVTERITQLLGNWNGAPITVLDNPHPDWSVALGAVAFGKARRGAQLKIGGGAARSYFLHLQEKNKMGKALCLLAKGTEEGQEIRLNSRRFSLTLGEPVRFNLLTSTHDQIAHDTAIQNGVMVNVDADLFSPLPPYISTLEGSGTAELQANQKERVEVLLACQLTEVGTLKMECVSTEDDTKRWLLEFEVRNKQGDESDDSKLHPRLDECKELISRLYSGNKKSAESKEIKTLSKDLEKRLGKRDEWDFTTLRHLFDTFSLGRKRRRRSEAHEKNWLRLAGYSLRPGFGDPTDSWRIEQIWGLYQQNIQFKNHQGWTDWWVFWRRVAGGLNQEQQESILADIAKYLHPGAMKNPKTAKDAQDNGYEAMVRLAASLEQLEVEDKVLLASWFLSKAINHNQFEQAHWWALGRLASRTPLYGSQHSVIPREQAEQWLPKLLEQNWHKEQMIAFAAVMICRKTGDRQFDISDDYRNQVIEKLKQSKVPESWLTLVSEVTELSESESKRVFGDALPSGLSLINS, encoded by the coding sequence ATGGCAACTCCTCGTTTTTTAGTCGGCATTGACTTAGGCACAACGAATACGGTTGTCGCTTACTGTGAAATCAACGACGACCTACAACATGCTCCCGTTTCTCTTTTCGATATTGACCAACTCATCGGCCCCGGTGAAGTGGTTCGCAAGCCTCTACTTCCATCATTTCGTTACCACCCAGCACAAGGTCAAATCTCCCCTTCTGACCTGACGATGCCGTGGGAACCAAGCCCAGTTGAAGGCGATATCAAAAATGTTATCGTCGGTGAATGGGCGCGTGAATTGGGCGCTAAGGTTGAAGGCCGCCAAGTATCAAGTGCGAAGAGTTGGTTATCGCACCAAGCGGTTGACCGTAACTCCGATATTCTCCCTTGGGCAGGCGCAGCTGATGTCGATAAAGTATCGCCGGTTGTCGCGAGTGCGAGCTACCTGAATCACATTCGCCAAGCATGGAACTACCGTAACCCAAGCAACAAACTTGAAGATCAAGATGTTGTGGTTACTGTTCCTGCATCATTCGATGAGACAGCTCGTAAGCTGACACTTGAAGCCGCAGAACTTGCTGGCTTAGGTAAGATTCTATTACTCGAAGAGCCACAAGCGGTTTGTTATGACTGGTATGCGCGTCACCAACAAACGGCGGCGGAAGAACTTCAACAGATCCCATTGATCTTAGTGTGTGATGTCGGCGGTGGTACTACCGACTTGAGCTTAATTGAAGCCAAATTCGCTGCGGACAAACAAGGTCATAGCGAGCTAGCACTCGACCGTATCGGTGTCGGCGAACACTTGATGCTCGGTGGTGATAACCTCGATTTAGCCCTCGCTCACCTAGCCGAGCAGCGCTTCAACCAAAATAAGAAGCTGAATGCCTCTAGCCTAACCAAACTGATTCAACAAACTCGCGCTGCAAAAGAGAGCCTGCTTTCTGCCAATGCACCCGATGACGTGAAGATCACTATGCTGGGTAGCGGTTCGAAGCTATTAGGTGGCACTAAGAGTATTGGTTTAACCAAACAAGAAGTTCATCAAATCGCATTGGAAGGCTTCTTCCCGCTTTCAGAATTTACGGAAACACCAGACAAACGTCGCAGCGCCGTGGTTGAATTCGGCCTGCCTTACGTTGCCGATCCTGCGGTCAGTAAACACGTTGCAGAATTCCTTACCACACATCAACAAGTGTCTAAGGCTGCGCTAGAAAATTCAGATGCTGTTCAATTCGATGACACCAAGCCTGCTATCCCTGTCGGTGTGCTGCTTAACGGTGGTGTGTTCAACAGTGAACTGGTAACAGAGCGAATTACTCAGCTCCTAGGTAACTGGAACGGCGCTCCAATCACAGTATTAGATAACCCTCACCCGGATTGGTCTGTTGCCCTTGGTGCGGTTGCTTTTGGTAAAGCACGCCGTGGTGCACAACTAAAAATCGGTGGCGGTGCTGCTCGTTCTTACTTCTTGCATCTGCAAGAGAAGAATAAGATGGGTAAAGCGCTTTGTTTGCTTGCCAAAGGTACCGAAGAAGGCCAAGAAATCCGTTTGAACAGCCGTCGTTTCTCGCTAACGCTAGGCGAGCCGGTTCGTTTTAACCTGCTGACTTCAACACACGATCAAATAGCTCACGATACCGCTATTCAAAACGGTGTGATGGTCAATGTGGATGCCGACTTGTTCTCCCCTCTTCCGCCTTACATCTCAACGCTGGAAGGTTCAGGTACAGCAGAGCTTCAAGCCAACCAAAAGGAGCGCGTTGAAGTATTGCTCGCTTGTCAATTAACCGAAGTCGGCACATTGAAAATGGAGTGTGTGAGTACGGAAGATGACACTAAGCGTTGGTTGCTTGAGTTCGAAGTCAGAAACAAGCAAGGCGATGAATCCGACGACTCTAAACTTCATCCAAGATTGGATGAGTGTAAGGAATTGATTTCGCGCCTGTACAGCGGCAACAAGAAGAGCGCTGAATCGAAAGAGATCAAAACACTATCTAAAGACCTTGAGAAACGACTAGGTAAACGTGACGAATGGGACTTCACGACCCTTCGTCACCTGTTTGATACCTTCTCATTAGGTCGTAAGCGTCGTCGCCGCTCAGAAGCACACGAGAAGAACTGGCTACGTTTGGCTGGTTACTCGCTACGCCCAGGCTTTGGCGACCCAACTGACTCATGGCGTATTGAGCAGATTTGGGGGCTTTACCAACAGAACATTCAGTTCAAGAACCATCAAGGTTGGACAGACTGGTGGGTATTCTGGCGTCGCGTGGCAGGAGGTTTAAACCAAGAGCAGCAAGAGAGCATCTTAGCTGACATCGCTAAGTACCTTCACCCAGGGGCTATGAAGAACCCTAAAACAGCTAAAGATGCGCAAGACAACGGTTATGAAGCTATGGTGCGTTTAGCCGCGTCACTTGAGCAACTAGAGGTGGAAGACAAAGTATTGTTGGCAAGTTGGTTCTTGAGCAAAGCGATTAACCATAACCAATTTGAACAAGCTCACTGGTGGGCGCTAGGTCGATTGGCTTCAAGAACACCTTTGTATGGTAGCCAACACAGTGTGATTCCTAGAGAACAAGCTGAGCAGTGGTTACCGAAGCTACTTGAACAGAACTGGCATAAAGAACAGATGATCGCCTTTGCAGCGGTGATGATTTGTCGTAAAACCGGTGACCGTCAATTTGATATCTCTGATGACTATCGCAATCAAGTGATTGAGAAGCTTAAACAAAGTAAGGTGCCAGAGTCTTGGTTAACGCTGGTTAGCGAAGTAACTGAGCTGTCCGAGAGCGAATCTAAGCGCGTGTTTGGCGATGCACTACCAAGCGGATTAAGCCTGATTAATAGCTAG
- a CDS encoding antibiotic biosynthesis monooxygenase family protein, which translates to MNNIIKYGLALGALSVSALVSAQPVVLINTFSVEPAHEAATLAYWESARGVLEKQPGYLSTKLHRSLSSDATYRFINVAEWESKKQFHDAIQVMRKELPPLKIEGVSADPNLYEIVRD; encoded by the coding sequence ATGAACAACATTATTAAATATGGATTGGCACTGGGGGCGCTAAGCGTGAGTGCGTTGGTTTCGGCACAACCCGTTGTATTGATAAACACTTTTTCAGTCGAGCCAGCCCATGAAGCCGCGACTTTAGCGTATTGGGAAAGCGCAAGAGGCGTATTAGAGAAGCAACCTGGATATCTTTCGACCAAATTGCACCGCTCTTTAAGCTCTGATGCGACATATCGCTTCATCAATGTTGCTGAATGGGAAAGCAAGAAGCAATTCCATGATGCGATACAAGTGATGAGAAAAGAGCTACCACCTTTAAAAATTGAAGGGGTTTCTGCTGACCCTAACTTGTATGAAATTGTTCGCGACTAA
- a CDS encoding 3'-5' exonuclease gives MNHNRVVCFDLEMCCWSEDGVGTTGEIIEVGLAEIDLASGTIVKRAQYYVKPEKDEVSLFCAELTGITPRKIEKQGRPLESVIKSMIKNFGGPNKIYAAWGRDDLILHKECQEKGIEPPFSEFINIATLYRVQNRLKDKRIGHRAAQEAKNIEWEGRQHSGYVDAYNLAKLALTML, from the coding sequence ATGAATCACAATCGAGTGGTGTGTTTCGATTTGGAAATGTGCTGTTGGAGCGAAGACGGTGTGGGTACAACAGGGGAGATCATTGAAGTTGGTCTTGCTGAGATTGATCTAGCATCCGGAACTATCGTGAAGCGAGCACAATACTACGTTAAGCCAGAGAAAGACGAAGTCTCTCTATTCTGTGCCGAGTTAACGGGCATTACACCTCGTAAAATCGAAAAGCAGGGTCGTCCGCTAGAATCAGTCATCAAATCGATGATCAAGAATTTTGGTGGTCCAAACAAGATCTATGCTGCGTGGGGACGTGATGACCTGATTTTACACAAAGAGTGTCAAGAGAAAGGCATTGAACCTCCGTTTAGCGAGTTCATCAATATTGCAACGCTTTATCGAGTTCAGAATCGATTGAAAGACAAACGCATTGGTCACCGCGCCGCTCAAGAAGCGAAAAATATTGAGTGGGAAGGGCGTCAACACTCGGGTTATGTTGATGCTTACAACTTGGCAAAGCTTGCACTAACGATGTTGTAG
- a CDS encoding tellurite resistance TerB family protein, whose translation MFNSLTSMFKQLIEGQDLSKNQGTSPNIAIASLLCEVAGADHQINESERIAKLQLLQRLLDLDEEQAKVLLEQAEPKVEQSVSLYDFTSQLRDLSQPVRIDLIKAMWEVAHADGEIDPIEDSVIRKTAELLYVDHSDFIKTKLNVLGKS comes from the coding sequence ATGTTCAATTCTCTAACATCAATGTTTAAACAATTGATTGAAGGCCAGGACCTAAGTAAAAACCAAGGCACATCACCTAATATCGCCATCGCGAGTTTGTTGTGTGAAGTTGCAGGAGCTGACCATCAGATCAATGAATCAGAAAGAATCGCTAAGCTACAGCTTCTTCAACGCTTACTGGATTTAGATGAAGAACAAGCAAAAGTGCTGCTAGAGCAAGCAGAACCGAAAGTAGAGCAATCAGTATCGCTGTATGACTTTACATCGCAACTTAGAGACCTATCTCAACCAGTGCGAATCGACTTAATCAAAGCGATGTGGGAAGTGGCGCATGCAGACGGGGAAATTGACCCTATCGAAGACTCAGTGATCCGTAAAACAGCAGAATTGCTATACGTCGACCACAGTGATTTTATTAAGACCAAACTTAACGTCCTCGGAAAAAGCTAA
- a CDS encoding DUF2760 domain-containing protein — protein sequence MIVDLNLIPQTFDMLHAGLTASSVLLLLIAVSRKSKVVEKIVEKPVEKIVEVEKPVEKIVEVEKVVEVERVIEKVVEVESKLATAPTDSAMQLLSIMQQEARLIDFLKEDLTSFSDEEVGAAARVIHTGGQKVLADYVTLSHIRNEDEETRITVAEGFNPQEIRLTGNVTGNAPFNGTLVHKGWKATDMNLPKLAENYDASVIAPAEVEL from the coding sequence ATGATCGTTGATTTGAACCTAATTCCACAAACGTTTGATATGCTTCACGCAGGCCTAACTGCATCAAGCGTTTTACTACTGCTAATTGCTGTTTCTCGTAAATCCAAAGTGGTTGAGAAAATCGTAGAAAAACCAGTAGAAAAGATCGTTGAAGTTGAAAAGCCAGTTGAGAAAATTGTCGAAGTAGAGAAAGTTGTCGAAGTTGAACGTGTTATCGAAAAAGTAGTAGAAGTTGAATCTAAGCTAGCAACCGCACCGACTGATTCAGCAATGCAATTACTGTCTATCATGCAGCAAGAAGCACGCTTAATCGACTTCCTAAAAGAAGACCTAACGTCATTTTCTGATGAAGAAGTGGGCGCAGCGGCACGTGTTATTCACACTGGCGGCCAAAAAGTATTAGCAGATTACGTTACGCTTTCTCACATCCGCAACGAAGATGAAGAAACTCGTATCACTGTCGCAGAAGGCTTCAACCCACAAGAAATTCGCCTAACAGGCAACGTAACGGGCAATGCACCATTCAACGGTACACTGGTTCACAAAGGTTGGAAAGCAACTGATATGAACCTGCCAAAGCTTGCTGAGAACTACGATGCATCTGTGATTGCCCCAGCAGAGGTGGAGCTATAA
- a CDS encoding winged helix-turn-helix domain-containing protein produces the protein MKNSPKAVGRDFLLEHCWPGRVVTGSSLNVAVKNIRTALSSFECDCKILTVQKEGYSFSRPQQLGGYLSAPISAIQVEESRYEEPQVENLTETSASKLSSTECVDNQDESVLAKQPGSCKQRQVLYFIARHQSRIAGILVSAFLLVLFYQFAFFMDKTNYRGVAVYHDSLNFDQALLTELNTVSELGVDSLYLHRIGVGCQNIQAVALINGRWKEISHQFKSLSCDDDNDDERG, from the coding sequence GTGAAGAACAGCCCCAAAGCTGTTGGTCGAGATTTTTTACTTGAGCATTGTTGGCCGGGCAGAGTGGTTACGGGCAGTTCGCTTAACGTCGCAGTGAAGAACATTCGCACAGCATTAAGTTCATTTGAGTGTGATTGCAAAATCCTAACAGTGCAAAAGGAAGGGTACAGTTTTAGCAGACCTCAACAGCTTGGTGGATACTTATCAGCACCTATTTCGGCTATTCAAGTTGAAGAATCTCGATATGAAGAACCTCAAGTTGAAAACCTTACCGAGACCTCTGCTTCAAAGCTCTCGAGTACTGAATGTGTCGACAATCAAGATGAGTCTGTCTTGGCTAAGCAACCGGGGTCATGCAAACAACGTCAGGTACTGTACTTTATCGCTCGTCACCAATCTCGTATCGCCGGAATTTTAGTCAGCGCGTTTCTTCTCGTGCTGTTCTATCAGTTTGCGTTTTTTATGGATAAGACTAACTATCGCGGCGTAGCTGTTTATCACGATAGTTTAAATTTTGATCAAGCGCTCTTAACTGAGCTAAATACCGTGTCAGAACTCGGTGTTGATTCGCTTTACCTACATCGCATTGGAGTTGGGTGTCAGAATATTCAAGCCGTTGCTTTGATAAACGGGCGTTGGAAAGAGATTAGCCACCAGTTTAAATCACTCTCTTGTGATGACGACAATGACGATGAGCGAGGATAA
- a CDS encoding sensor domain-containing diguanylate cyclase, whose translation MPHTTDPLTGLKRRTLPLVVFSVSFLITVLCFILVALNQNRALNMNLDSFATHQTLSLEAFIGNDVAYIGSGANFFYSNEPENWDKFDRFAQQTINGSKSLIGLQWMQKVPADEIAEHTAKMKEKYPSYQLFTIPKHEAKSFGYILDGEPAFIASDLYPNTEANDSVLGFYSSRERFKRILENIKQTRKANISDKVRLLQDGLDQSTPKTGMLVYHPVFEGESDNLLGVVIGVVRTTYYFENLLASAVGDMDVYIRVTDTGFEAEDSPILFETKGYEAVSGHHITKTIELTNRDWKIDYKIDSCISFYGYLVLTGIALVGTTISLLLAYIVNMQIREKERLYQMLDKRTAELRFLANHDSLTEVYNRRAFNKMLDKAIQRNEPFSLIGFDVDKFKGINDQFGHPAGDALLVHVIKLISVSLKEGDNLFRLGGDEFCIISSITNHEALDRYLQCILSTVSHSHCEHKGRQLSCTLSIGAAIHANENTEEILQKTDSMLYQSKSNGRNRVTIAG comes from the coding sequence ATGCCTCACACCACCGACCCACTAACAGGGTTGAAGAGACGAACTCTCCCATTGGTCGTATTTTCGGTCAGTTTTTTGATTACTGTGTTGTGTTTTATATTAGTCGCACTCAACCAAAACCGCGCGCTAAATATGAACCTGGATAGCTTTGCTACCCATCAGACACTGAGCTTGGAAGCGTTTATCGGCAATGATGTGGCTTATATCGGCTCTGGGGCTAATTTTTTCTATTCTAACGAACCTGAAAACTGGGATAAATTTGATCGTTTTGCTCAGCAAACTATAAACGGCTCAAAAAGCTTAATCGGCTTGCAGTGGATGCAAAAAGTGCCAGCAGACGAGATTGCCGAACACACTGCTAAGATGAAAGAAAAATACCCATCTTACCAACTGTTCACTATTCCAAAACACGAAGCAAAGTCCTTTGGTTACATTTTAGATGGCGAGCCAGCGTTCATTGCTAGTGACCTCTACCCCAATACTGAAGCTAACGACAGCGTTCTGGGTTTCTACTCCTCTCGTGAGCGATTCAAGCGTATCTTAGAAAACATCAAACAGACGCGTAAAGCCAACATTTCAGACAAAGTTCGCTTGCTTCAAGACGGCTTAGACCAAAGTACTCCAAAGACAGGTATGCTGGTTTATCATCCAGTGTTTGAAGGTGAAAGCGACAATCTACTTGGCGTTGTCATTGGTGTGGTTCGCACGACTTATTACTTTGAAAACCTACTCGCTTCTGCTGTGGGTGACATGGATGTCTACATTCGTGTTACCGATACGGGTTTCGAAGCAGAAGATTCCCCAATCCTGTTTGAAACCAAGGGTTATGAGGCCGTTTCTGGCCACCACATAACAAAGACGATTGAATTGACTAACCGAGACTGGAAGATCGATTACAAGATAGATTCCTGCATCTCTTTTTATGGTTATTTGGTATTAACCGGAATTGCTTTGGTGGGGACAACCATCTCTTTGTTGTTGGCGTATATCGTTAACATGCAAATCCGAGAGAAAGAGCGTTTGTATCAAATGTTGGATAAAAGAACAGCAGAACTGCGTTTTCTAGCCAACCATGACAGCCTGACCGAGGTTTATAACCGACGTGCTTTCAATAAGATGTTAGATAAAGCGATACAGCGCAATGAACCCTTTAGTCTTATTGGATTTGATGTCGATAAGTTCAAAGGTATTAACGACCAATTCGGCCATCCTGCGGGAGACGCCTTACTCGTCCATGTCATCAAGCTGATTTCAGTGAGCTTGAAAGAGGGTGATAACCTGTTTCGTTTAGGTGGAGACGAGTTCTGTATCATTTCAAGTATTACAAACCATGAAGCGCTAGACCGATACTTACAATGTATTTTAAGCACAGTCAGTCACTCTCATTGTGAGCATAAAGGTCGACAGCTAAGTTGTACTTTGAGCATTGGTGCTGCCATTCATGCTAACGAAAATACGGAAGAGATTCTGCAAAAAACAGACAGTATGCTCTATCAAAGTAAGTCGAATGGCCGAAATCGAGTGACAATTGCAGGCTAA